Genomic window (Thomasclavelia spiroformis DSM 1552):
TAAAAGATGGTAAGGGTATTTTAGATAATGATACATATTTTGTTATCTGGACAACAACACCTTGGACAATTCCTGCTAACCTTGCAATCTGTTTGAATGAAACATATGACTATGCATTAGTTGAAACAAATAAAGGGAAATTGATTGTTTTAGAAGAGTTAGTTGATTCATTGATGGAAAAATTTGAAATTGATGAATATCAAGTAAGTAATCATTTCAAAGGAAAAGAATTAGAGATGATTACTTGTAAACATCCATTATATGATCGTGAATCATTAGTTATTTTAGGTGATCATGTTACTGCTGAAGCTGGAACTGGGTGCGTTCATACAGCACCTGGATTTGGGGCAGATGACTTTTATGTTGGTCAAAAATATGGTTTACCAGCATATTGTAATGTAGATGAACATGGTTGTATGATGAAAGACTGTGGTGAATGGTTAGAAGGACAATATGTTGATGATGCTAATAAGACAGTAACAATGAAACTAGATGAGCTAGGAGTATTATTGAAATTAGAATTTATTACTCATAGTTATCCTCATGATTGGCGTACTAAAAAACCAATTATTTTTAGAGCAACTGATCAATGGTTCTGTTCATTAGATAAAATTAGAGATAAATTATTAGCAGAAATCGATAGTGTTAATTGGTTAAATGAATGGGGTCATATTCGTATTTATAATATGATTAAAGAACGTGGTGACTGGTGTATTTCACGTCAAAGATCTTGGGGTGTACCAATTCCAATTATCTATTGTGAAGATGGAACTCCAATTATGGAAGAAAAAGTATTTAAACATATTTCTGATTTATTTAGAAAACATGGTTCAAATGTTTGGTTTGAATTAGATGAAAAAGATTTATTACCTGAAGGCTATACAAATGAACATTCACCTAACGGTATCTTTAAAAAAGAAAAAGATATTATGGATGTTTGGTTTGATTCAGGATCAAGTCATACTGGGTGTATGAAAGAACGTGGTTATCCATATCCTGTAGATTTATATTTTGAAGGTAGTGATCAATATCGTGGATGGTTCAATTCATCTTTAATTATAGGTACCGCAGCTCATGGCAAAGCACCATATAAAACAGTGTTATCACATGGATTTGTTTTAGATGGTAAAGGTAATAAGATGTCTAAATCATTAGGAAATACAGTTGATCCAATTAAGTTGGTAAATCAGTATGGAGCTGATATTGTAAGATTGTGGGCAACTTCAGTAGCATACCAACAAGATGTTCGTATTAGTGATGAAATCATGAAACAAATTTCTGAAAACTATCGTAAAATTAGAAATACAATGCGTTTTGTTTTAGGGAATTTAAATGATTTTAAACAAAGTGATTTAGTTGCTGTTAATGATTTAACTGATGTTGATAAGTATATGTTAGTTGAGTTAAATAATTTAATTGATGGATATCATCAAGCATATGATAATTATGATTTTGCTGATGCAAATCAACAAATTTTAAATTATTTTACTAATGTATTAAGTTCTTTCTATATGGATTTTACAAAAGATATTTTATATATTGAAAAAGCTGATAGTTTACGTCGTAGACAAGTGCAAACTGTATTATATTATCATGCTAAAGCAATGATGAAATTAATTTCTCCAGTGTTAGTATTTACAGCCGAAGAATTGCATGATCATTTCCACTGTGATGAAAATAAAGCTGAATCTATTTTCTTAGAACCAAATGTTGAAAAGGTTGTAATTGAAAATAGTGATGAAATTAAATCATATTTTGATCGTTTCTTATTGTTACGTAAAGATGTATTAAAAGTGTTAGAAACTTTAAGAAATGATAAAGTAATTAAATCTAATATGGAAGCTAAAGTATTTATTTCTTTAAAAGATGAATTTAAAGATATGGCTAAATTAGCTGATGATTTAAAACAATTATTTATTGTTGCAAAAGTTGAATTAGTGGAAAATAATTCATTAGAAGAATTTGATAGTGCTTATATTAAAGCTGAAAAATTCAATGGTCATCAATGCCCACGTTGCTGGAATTATTTTGATGAAGATGAAATGAATGGCGAAGTATGTTGCCGTTGTCATGATGTAATTAATGGTTAATAGAAAATATCCAAGATGTATGATTTATCTTGGATATTTTTAATTATTTTGTTCTTTTTTTTAGTTTTTTGAATTTATTTTTGGTGTTTTTTCGAGTATAAGGAGAAATGATATTTTTTTCTCTAAGCCAGCGATTGATTGTTGTATCACTAATAGTGTAACCAAATTTATCTTTTATAATTTGACAAAAATAAGTATAGTTGGTATTTAAATATTCATTAATATAAAGATTAACAATTTTATTTTTTGTTTCTTGAGAAATAGTAGTACTTGGCATTTTACCGCGATTACCATGGATAAATCCTGCTTTACCTTGATTTTTATATCGAGCAATCATTCTATCAATTGTTCTTAAACTGCAGTTTAATTTAGTTGCAGCTTTTTTTTATTACCACCTGTTTCCACAAGTTTTTTTATAGTTGTATATTTTTTTAGTTCATCTTCTCTTAATTCAATTTTTTTCATAATAACCTCCAGTGTGTATGAATTTTAGTTTATCATATTTTTTTTTAAATGTCTCATAAAATTGAGACATTATTATTAACGAGTTAAATAAAATTAACAAATTACATAGAAAACGCTTGCATATGTATAAAGTTTATGAAACAATTAAAATGAAATTAAAATATGAATACACTAGCAATAATATTTTATAGATATGTGGGATATTTGTTAGAGTAAAATGTTTGATTTCATTCAATTAAGTTGAAAGGAGGAAAAAATTTGAAAGGAAAGGAAAGAATAGCTAAGCGTGCATTTAAGGTTTTAGTTGCTGCTACAATGGTAGTTACTAGCACACAGTTTGGAAGTTTTGCAGTACAAGCCGAAGTAGAAAGACAAAATTTTGCTTTGAATCAAGAGGCTAGTGCTAACTATGAAGATTCAGCTCATGGCTTTGACGCTGAAAAAGCATTCGACGGGAATGATGAACTTTCATCACGCTGGGCAGCTAAAGAAGGGGAACGTACTGGTTGGTTGAGTGTTGATCTAGGTAGAGAACGTACATTTGATG
Coding sequences:
- the ileS gene encoding isoleucine--tRNA ligase, encoding MNYKDTLLMPKTDFEMRGNLPKKEPGYVSRWQETNMYEKVIKQNEGKDSFVFHDGPPYANGNMHMGHMLNKVIKDVICRYNNMEGRYTPFIPGWDTHGLPIENAIQKLGVNRKEMSTAAFREKCDAYAHEQVNKQMEQLIRMGTFADYKHPYLTLLPEFEANQIDVFAKMAMDGLIFKGLKPVYWSPSSESALAEAEIEYHDIKSPTIFVKFQVKDGKGILDNDTYFVIWTTTPWTIPANLAICLNETYDYALVETNKGKLIVLEELVDSLMEKFEIDEYQVSNHFKGKELEMITCKHPLYDRESLVILGDHVTAEAGTGCVHTAPGFGADDFYVGQKYGLPAYCNVDEHGCMMKDCGEWLEGQYVDDANKTVTMKLDELGVLLKLEFITHSYPHDWRTKKPIIFRATDQWFCSLDKIRDKLLAEIDSVNWLNEWGHIRIYNMIKERGDWCISRQRSWGVPIPIIYCEDGTPIMEEKVFKHISDLFRKHGSNVWFELDEKDLLPEGYTNEHSPNGIFKKEKDIMDVWFDSGSSHTGCMKERGYPYPVDLYFEGSDQYRGWFNSSLIIGTAAHGKAPYKTVLSHGFVLDGKGNKMSKSLGNTVDPIKLVNQYGADIVRLWATSVAYQQDVRISDEIMKQISENYRKIRNTMRFVLGNLNDFKQSDLVAVNDLTDVDKYMLVELNNLIDGYHQAYDNYDFADANQQILNYFTNVLSSFYMDFTKDILYIEKADSLRRRQVQTVLYYHAKAMMKLISPVLVFTAEELHDHFHCDENKAESIFLEPNVEKVVIENSDEIKSYFDRFLLLRKDVLKVLETLRNDKVIKSNMEAKVFISLKDEFKDMAKLADDLKQLFIVAKVELVENNSLEEFDSAYIKAEKFNGHQCPRCWNYFDEDEMNGEVCCRCHDVING
- a CDS encoding helix-turn-helix domain-containing protein, producing MIARYKNQGKAGFIHGNRGKMPSTTISQETKNKIVNLYINEYLNTNYTYFCQIIKDKFGYTISDTTINRWLREKNIISPYTRKNTKNKFKKLKKRTK